The proteins below are encoded in one region of bacterium:
- a CDS encoding MFS transporter produces MSTPTAVQSPSTAHPKRSKFPQSFWVANTMEIFERLAWYGFFAVSSLYITGSRAEGALGFTSEQRGILQGIVPFILYLLPVLFGALADRFGYKKTFVVAYSVMVPAYYMLGKFTHFGTFFMAFLFVAVGAAIFKPVITGTVARTTDETNSSMGFGIFYMMVNIGGFIGPIVAGFVRVRYGWDFVFIASAFWIACNFIWLFVFYKEPTSEAESGKKRSIAQVLTGIVEVLGNGRFFIMVFGLLIMLMLSGRVLSWGVLGVVAGGWVLLNFLVDIPLRAREKRGTVSSGLKAPMKLGNWKFALYLLILSGFWTSFNQIFLTHPEFIRDFVDTSDMVKTARSWFGDDFARNVAVVNEDLVQAEVGPMINTQASRIDERIKAIQDGAYLAAFDTIPGNERAVTIPPKTLKVDTVGAKPVLRELWGFNLRIPPDTFAAGIGALQIHTLKLDPAAGSAVLQVLHNSSAGTAKDTLLRDQLFQQTGMVLNQPAGAEPSRTNPAEKVISLAVAAKIDSFDKVKPLNERQMTYLLAGVAYADPNETSAKLHAFAEEYRQVNPEYIINVDAGAIVIFQVLVSWLIGFIAPLTAMVIGIIIAAVGIGMAAWTYTGWLVTLAITVFAFGEMAASPKSQEYVGRIAPKQKVAMYMGFYFWTVALGNIFGGLLSGQLYGSLARDMGRPDIMWMIFGGLGLLTAFILVLYDRLVIGKGKME; encoded by the coding sequence ATGAGTACACCCACCGCAGTCCAATCCCCTTCGACTGCTCATCCGAAGCGCTCCAAGTTCCCCCAGAGTTTCTGGGTCGCGAACACGATGGAGATTTTCGAACGGCTGGCATGGTACGGGTTCTTTGCCGTATCGTCCCTTTACATTACGGGTTCGCGGGCTGAAGGCGCGCTCGGGTTTACCTCGGAGCAGCGCGGCATTCTGCAGGGCATTGTGCCGTTCATCCTCTATCTGCTGCCGGTGTTGTTCGGCGCGCTGGCGGATCGCTTCGGTTACAAGAAGACGTTCGTCGTCGCCTATTCGGTGATGGTGCCCGCGTACTACATGCTGGGCAAGTTCACGCACTTCGGAACGTTTTTCATGGCCTTCCTGTTCGTGGCTGTGGGCGCGGCGATTTTCAAGCCGGTGATCACGGGAACGGTGGCTCGTACCACGGACGAGACGAATTCTTCGATGGGTTTCGGCATCTTTTACATGATGGTGAACATCGGCGGCTTTATTGGCCCGATTGTCGCCGGATTTGTGCGGGTGCGGTACGGCTGGGATTTTGTGTTCATCGCGTCGGCATTCTGGATTGCCTGTAACTTCATCTGGCTGTTCGTGTTCTACAAAGAACCGACCAGCGAAGCGGAGAGCGGGAAGAAGCGCTCCATTGCGCAGGTATTGACCGGCATTGTGGAAGTGCTGGGCAACGGGCGGTTCTTTATCATGGTCTTCGGCTTACTGATCATGCTCATGCTCAGCGGCCGGGTGTTAAGCTGGGGCGTGCTGGGTGTGGTAGCCGGCGGCTGGGTGCTGCTGAATTTCCTGGTGGATATTCCGCTGCGCGCACGCGAAAAGCGCGGCACGGTCTCCTCGGGTCTGAAGGCTCCGATGAAACTTGGTAACTGGAAGTTCGCACTGTACCTGCTGATTCTCTCCGGTTTCTGGACGTCCTTCAACCAGATTTTCCTGACCCATCCCGAGTTCATCCGCGACTTCGTGGACACCAGCGATATGGTGAAGACGGCGCGGAGCTGGTTCGGCGATGATTTTGCGCGGAATGTGGCGGTAGTGAACGAGGATCTGGTGCAAGCGGAGGTTGGTCCGATGATCAACACGCAGGCCAGCCGGATCGACGAGCGGATCAAGGCCATTCAGGACGGCGCATACCTTGCGGCGTTCGATACCATTCCGGGCAATGAGCGCGCGGTGACGATTCCGCCGAAGACTCTGAAGGTGGACACCGTGGGCGCGAAGCCGGTGCTGAGGGAACTGTGGGGATTCAACCTGAGAATTCCGCCGGATACGTTTGCGGCGGGAATCGGCGCCTTGCAGATCCACACGTTGAAGCTCGACCCGGCGGCGGGCAGCGCGGTCCTGCAGGTATTGCACAACAGCAGTGCGGGCACCGCCAAGGACACACTGCTGCGGGATCAGCTTTTCCAGCAGACGGGCATGGTGCTGAACCAACCCGCCGGAGCGGAACCTTCGAGGACGAACCCTGCCGAGAAGGTGATTTCGCTGGCCGTAGCGGCGAAAATCGATTCCTTTGACAAGGTGAAGCCGCTGAACGAACGGCAGATGACCTATCTGCTGGCGGGCGTGGCCTATGCCGATCCGAACGAGACTTCGGCAAAGCTTCACGCCTTCGCAGAGGAGTACCGGCAGGTAAATCCGGAGTATATTATCAATGTGGACGCCGGCGCGATTGTGATTTTCCAGGTGCTGGTGTCATGGCTGATCGGCTTCATCGCGCCGCTGACGGCGATGGTGATCGGTATCATCATTGCAGCGGTGGGTATCGGCATGGCGGCGTGGACCTACACGGGCTGGCTGGTCACTCTGGCGATTACGGTCTTTGCCTTCGGCGAAATGGCCGCATCCCCCAAGAGCCAGGAATATGTGGGCCGCATTGCCCCGAAGCAGAAAGTGGCCATGTATATGGGCTTCTACTTCTGGACCGTGGCGCTGGGCAACATTTTCGGCGGTCTGCTTTCGGGGCAGCTCTATGGATCGCTGGCGCGCGACATGGGCCGGCCCGACATCATGTGGATGATCTTCGGCGGACTCGGTTTGCTGACGGCGTTCATTCTGGTGCTGTATGACCGCCTGGTCATCGGCAAGGGAAAGATGGAATAA
- a CDS encoding aminopeptidase P family protein has translation MNIKSRLSALRKLLAAYRIQAYVVPSTDAHQSEYVPTFWHRREWISGFTGSAGDVAITPLKAALWTDGRYFLQAEAQLSGSGISLMKLGMPGTPTIAAWLGKQLKKGNRVGVDPRLFSVAQFQKMKADLDAAGIELVSIESNLIDDLWADQPAAPDGIIETHPVAYSGERFQDKLKKVRKAMHAAGATGHVIAALDCIAWLFNIRGSDVLHNPVVIAYAIVTDKEALLFTDPAKLTPEVLRAFGQSVTVKPYDDFRAALIKLSKSGGPVWLDPNTTNQWIADLIKPRASLMLKDSPIVMMKSLKNAVEIRGARKAHVRDGAAMVKFLYWLDQTAGREKLTEISVAEKLEGFRAKSKLFRGVSFDSIIGYAGHGAIIHYSATPETDVPIRRKGILLVDSGGQYLDGTTDITRTISLSPPSVLQKDQFTRVLKGHIQVVMARFPHGTAGRQIDTLARKALWDAGYDYNHGTGHGVGSYLSVHEGPQSISYARDTGIALQPGMVISNEPGYYAAGEYGIRTENLIYVVQDKENSRDGKVFLTFENLTLCPIDTRLINPKLLSPEELRYLNAYHAQVKKVLTPLLDKKEAAWLSKATRPIR, from the coding sequence ATGAACATCAAGAGCAGACTTTCGGCGCTGCGCAAACTGTTGGCCGCATACCGGATTCAGGCGTATGTCGTGCCCAGCACAGACGCTCACCAGAGCGAATACGTGCCGACATTCTGGCATCGCCGGGAATGGATCAGCGGCTTCACCGGTTCGGCGGGCGATGTGGCGATTACGCCGCTCAAGGCCGCGCTGTGGACCGATGGCCGTTACTTCCTGCAGGCTGAGGCTCAGCTTTCAGGCAGCGGAATTTCGCTGATGAAACTGGGTATGCCGGGAACGCCGACGATTGCGGCCTGGCTGGGAAAGCAACTGAAGAAGGGTAACCGCGTTGGTGTGGACCCACGTCTGTTTTCCGTGGCGCAGTTTCAGAAGATGAAAGCAGACCTCGATGCCGCCGGGATTGAACTGGTCAGCATCGAGTCTAATCTCATTGATGACCTGTGGGCCGATCAGCCCGCGGCTCCCGATGGGATTATCGAAACCCACCCGGTGGCATATTCGGGCGAGCGCTTTCAGGACAAGCTGAAGAAGGTGCGTAAAGCCATGCACGCGGCGGGCGCGACGGGTCACGTCATTGCGGCGCTGGATTGCATCGCGTGGCTGTTCAATATCCGTGGCTCCGACGTGCTGCATAATCCGGTGGTGATCGCTTACGCGATTGTGACGGACAAGGAAGCCCTGCTTTTCACCGATCCGGCAAAGCTGACACCCGAGGTACTGCGCGCCTTCGGGCAGTCGGTGACCGTGAAGCCCTATGACGATTTCCGCGCGGCCCTCATCAAGCTCTCGAAGAGCGGCGGCCCGGTGTGGCTGGATCCGAACACCACCAACCAGTGGATTGCGGATCTGATCAAGCCGCGTGCGAGCCTGATGCTGAAGGATTCGCCGATTGTGATGATGAAGTCGCTGAAGAATGCCGTGGAGATCCGTGGCGCGCGCAAAGCCCACGTGCGGGACGGCGCGGCGATGGTGAAGTTCCTTTACTGGCTGGACCAGACGGCGGGACGGGAAAAGCTGACGGAGATTTCGGTCGCGGAGAAGCTGGAAGGATTCCGCGCGAAAAGCAAGCTGTTCCGCGGTGTGAGCTTCGATTCGATCATCGGCTACGCCGGACACGGCGCGATTATCCACTACTCGGCGACTCCGGAAACCGACGTACCGATCCGGCGCAAGGGTATTCTGCTGGTGGATTCGGGCGGACAATATCTGGACGGCACGACGGACATCACGCGGACGATTTCCCTCAGCCCGCCTTCGGTGCTGCAAAAGGATCAGTTCACGCGGGTGCTGAAGGGCCACATTCAGGTGGTGATGGCGCGTTTCCCGCACGGAACCGCAGGCCGGCAAATTGACACGCTGGCCCGCAAGGCTCTGTGGGATGCCGGCTATGACTACAATCACGGCACCGGGCATGGCGTCGGCTCGTACCTGAGCGTGCATGAAGGTCCGCAGTCGATATCCTACGCGCGAGACACAGGAATTGCCCTGCAACCGGGCATGGTGATCTCGAATGAGCCCGGCTATTATGCGGCGGGCGAGTATGGTATCCGCACGGAGAATCTGATCTACGTAGTGCAGGACAAGGAGAACTCGCGGGATGGCAAGGTCTTTTTGACCTTCGAAAATCTGACGCTGTGTCCGATTGACACGCGGCTGATCAATCCCAAGCTGCTCTCCCCCGAGGAATTGCGGTACCTCAACGCTTACCACGCGCAGGTCAAGAAGGTGCTGACGCCACTGCTGGACAAAAAAGAAGCCGCATGGCTTTCGAAAGCCACGCGGCCAATTCGGTAA
- a CDS encoding M1 family metallopeptidase: MPRKDPHSVWDPASAAIKHIAFDLTVDFEKHTLAGTADYQFTAPLGRSLELDTRNLQIQSVTAPDGRALAFKIGKEDVLGSALTIDGTEGLERLRITYATSPDAAALQWLKPSQTAGGKHPFMFSQCQAILARTVFPCQDTPSVRFTYEATMRVPHGLSAVMAADMLGSANNNGSAIYRFAMRHPIPSYLFALAAGNIVPEKIGARSRVYAEPETVKGAAWEFGEVDRMIEGAEQLYGTYIWDQFNLLVMPPSFPYGGMENPTLTFLTPTLIAGDRSLVSVVAHELAHSWTGNLVTNATWEDFWLNEGWTVYAERRIVERLYGKELANLQAVNGRYDLMVAFKNFGLNSPYTKLKTDLAGIDPDEVFSSVPYEKGFLLLVAIERAVGREVFDPFILSYINDFRFQSATTEEFIDYLQKKLPGVDTKVDLRRWIYQPNLPDSTPTFESTLIDDVQQVRKQWDAGARDLKGVISKWNVDQKTLFLAGFEQPVTESDCAALEQIFDIGTTKNSEILLPWLCIAAMCSYAKAYPMIRDFLGSVGRGKYLKPLYRALHENPATRSLARSIFEDFKDRYHSVARGAVQRILAA; encoded by the coding sequence ATGCCCCGCAAAGACCCGCATTCCGTTTGGGACCCCGCTTCCGCCGCGATCAAGCACATTGCCTTTGATCTGACGGTTGACTTCGAAAAGCACACGCTGGCCGGCACCGCTGATTACCAGTTCACTGCGCCTCTGGGCCGGTCGCTCGAACTGGACACTCGCAATCTGCAGATTCAAAGCGTGACGGCCCCTGACGGCCGCGCGCTTGCCTTCAAGATCGGCAAAGAAGATGTGCTCGGCAGCGCCCTCACCATTGATGGCACAGAAGGGCTGGAACGTCTTCGCATCACATACGCCACGTCTCCCGATGCTGCCGCATTGCAGTGGCTCAAGCCCTCGCAGACCGCGGGCGGCAAGCACCCCTTCATGTTCAGCCAGTGCCAGGCCATTCTTGCGCGTACCGTGTTCCCGTGCCAGGATACTCCTTCGGTGCGATTCACTTACGAAGCGACCATGCGCGTTCCCCACGGTTTGTCGGCCGTGATGGCCGCCGACATGCTCGGATCCGCCAACAACAACGGCAGCGCCATCTACCGGTTTGCCATGCGCCATCCGATTCCGTCCTATCTGTTCGCACTGGCCGCGGGCAACATCGTGCCCGAGAAGATCGGTGCGCGTTCCCGGGTGTATGCCGAACCGGAAACGGTCAAAGGAGCCGCGTGGGAATTCGGCGAGGTCGACCGCATGATCGAAGGCGCGGAGCAACTCTACGGAACTTACATCTGGGATCAGTTCAATCTGCTGGTGATGCCACCGTCCTTCCCATATGGCGGCATGGAAAACCCTACCCTCACGTTCCTCACGCCAACTCTCATCGCCGGAGACCGCTCCTTGGTCTCGGTGGTCGCGCACGAACTGGCGCATTCGTGGACGGGCAATCTTGTCACCAATGCCACGTGGGAGGATTTCTGGCTGAATGAAGGGTGGACGGTCTACGCCGAGCGACGCATCGTCGAGCGGCTCTACGGCAAGGAACTGGCCAATCTGCAGGCCGTCAATGGCCGGTATGACCTGATGGTTGCCTTCAAGAACTTCGGCCTCAATTCGCCGTATACCAAGCTCAAGACCGATCTGGCCGGCATAGATCCCGATGAAGTCTTCTCGTCGGTTCCTTATGAGAAGGGCTTCCTGCTGCTGGTCGCCATCGAGCGCGCGGTGGGCCGCGAGGTCTTCGATCCGTTCATTCTCTCCTACATCAATGACTTCCGCTTCCAGTCGGCCACCACCGAGGAGTTCATCGACTATCTGCAGAAGAAACTGCCGGGAGTGGACACCAAGGTGGATCTGCGCCGCTGGATCTATCAGCCGAACCTGCCCGACTCTACTCCGACTTTCGAATCCACGCTCATCGATGACGTGCAGCAGGTCCGTAAACAGTGGGATGCCGGTGCGCGCGATCTGAAGGGCGTCATCTCCAAGTGGAACGTCGACCAGAAGACGCTCTTCCTTGCCGGATTCGAGCAGCCCGTCACCGAAAGCGATTGCGCCGCCCTGGAGCAGATCTTCGACATCGGCACCACAAAGAACAGCGAGATCCTGCTCCCGTGGTTGTGCATCGCGGCCATGTGCAGTTACGCCAAGGCCTACCCCATGATCCGCGACTTCCTCGGTTCAGTCGGACGAGGCAAGTACCTGAAGCCCCTCTACCGCGCGCTGCATGAGAATCCGGCCACACGCTCTCTCGCCCGCAGCATCTTCGAAGACTTCAAAGACCGTTACCATTCCGTCGCCCGCGGCGCCGTCCAACGCATCCTCGCGGCATAA